DNA from Pirellulales bacterium:
CGTGAGCGCGCCTGCACGACGGTGAGTCCACGTCGGGAAAAAACAACGAGGGCGATCATTGCGATCGCCCTCGTGCTGTCTTCATCCTCGAGTTTCTGGTAAAGCAGTCCGCTATTTCGCTGGGGCAACCTGGCCGAGTCCAATCACCTCGCCGCTCGCGACAACGTGGTCCTTCATGGCGGCGGTGAGTTGGTCGTAGGTGAGGCTCGATTCGGTCGGAATCATCCGGTCGAGCGCGAACACCTGGAAGTGATAGCGATGCTTTGGTCCCGCTGGCGTGCGCGGGCCCATGTACGGCTGCGCAGTCCCGCGAATGTTCGGCCCGAACTGCGCATTCTTCGGCGGATCTTTCATTCCAGGAGCGAGCCTGGTGACCGCCGCGGGAATGTTCACCATGGTCCAATGTAGAATCGGCGCGCCGCGCACCATCGCGTCGCCATCCTGCAAAATGACGGCGAACGATTTCGTCGACGACGGCGCTCCGCCCCACGCCAGGCCTGGGAAGACGTTGCCTTGGTACTGAGTGTTCACGAACGGAATGTCGCCGCCCGGCTGAAACGCCGGCGTCGTCACGGTGAGCTTAGCGCCGCCCTTCGCTGGATAGTTCAGCAGCGCCAACTGCGCCGCACCAGGTTCCGTCGCATTCGGCGGAC
Protein-coding regions in this window:
- a CDS encoding YbhB/YbcL family Raf kinase inhibitor-like protein, which codes for MIRRTRMTASVASALLTMTMSAALIAQGPPNATEPGAAQLALLNYPAKGGAKLTVTTPAFQPGGDIPFVNTQYQGNVFPGLAWGGAPSSTKSFAVILQDGDAMVRGAPILHWTMVNIPAAVTRLAPGMKDPPKNAQFGPNIRGTAQPYMGPRTPAGPKHRYHFQVFALDRMIPTESSLTYDQLTAAMKDHVVASGEVIGLGQVAPAK